A DNA window from Bradyrhizobium barranii subsp. barranii contains the following coding sequences:
- a CDS encoding DUF3551 domain-containing protein produces MTSTSKTIAASAATLFASAFFVLSAPAAKADDYCITNGAQAAHGCGYPTMEACRQAAGGIGGTCSQAGGAKTSNDALAFQPKQTKQPKARQGAQN; encoded by the coding sequence ATGACATCGACTTCGAAGACGATCGCAGCCTCTGCTGCGACGCTGTTTGCGTCTGCGTTTTTTGTTCTGTCGGCGCCGGCTGCGAAGGCCGACGATTATTGCATCACCAACGGCGCCCAGGCCGCTCACGGCTGCGGCTATCCGACGATGGAAGCCTGCCGTCAGGCGGCCGGTGGCATCGGCGGCACGTGCTCGCAGGCCGGCGGCGCCAAGACTAGCAACGATGCGCTCGCCTTCCAGCCGAAGCAGACGAAGCAGCCCAAGGCTCGCCAGGGCGCGCAGAACTAA
- a CDS encoding OpgC domain-containing protein: MAFLNINATLPEKGRDLRLDLFRGIANWAIFLDHIPDNVVNWITTRNYGFSDAADLFVFISGYTASFVYARMMLERGFIVGATRLTKRVWQLYVAHIILFVIYIASISYLALRFGDSDMINEFNVAGLVDNATETLRQGLFLRFKPLNLDVLPLYIVLMGLFPPVLWFMLRKPDLTMALSIVLWLAARHYGLNLTAYPAGQWYFNPYAWQVLFVFGAWCAMGGARRSGAVINSPITLWLCLGYLAFALVMTMAGRFPTLGGMFPGWLFSAFNPNDKTNLAPYRFLHFVVIVILVIRFVPKDWPGLEWKVFDPLIVCGQQSLAVFCVGVFLSFVGHFELSMSSGSLFAQIFVSIAGIAIMTTVAYYISWSKKQDKPLKPPPPKPAAAASPAKAT, translated from the coding sequence ATGGCCTTCCTGAACATCAACGCCACGCTTCCCGAAAAGGGCCGTGACCTCAGGCTCGACCTGTTTCGCGGCATCGCGAACTGGGCGATCTTCCTCGACCATATCCCCGACAACGTGGTGAACTGGATCACCACCCGCAACTACGGCTTTTCCGACGCCGCCGACCTGTTCGTCTTCATCTCCGGCTACACCGCTTCCTTCGTCTATGCGCGAATGATGCTTGAGCGCGGCTTCATCGTCGGCGCCACGAGGCTGACCAAGCGGGTCTGGCAGCTCTACGTCGCCCACATCATCCTGTTCGTGATCTACATCGCCTCGATCAGCTATCTGGCGCTGCGGTTCGGCGATTCCGACATGATCAACGAGTTCAACGTCGCCGGCCTCGTCGACAACGCCACCGAGACGCTGCGCCAGGGCCTGTTCCTGCGCTTCAAGCCGCTCAATCTCGACGTGCTGCCGCTCTACATCGTGCTGATGGGACTGTTTCCGCCGGTGCTGTGGTTCATGCTGCGCAAGCCCGACCTGACGATGGCGCTGTCCATCGTGCTGTGGCTCGCCGCCCGCCATTACGGACTAAACCTGACCGCCTATCCGGCCGGCCAGTGGTACTTCAACCCGTATGCCTGGCAGGTGCTGTTCGTGTTCGGCGCCTGGTGCGCGATGGGCGGCGCCCGGCGTTCGGGAGCCGTGATCAATTCGCCGATCACGCTGTGGCTTTGCCTCGGCTATCTCGCCTTCGCGCTGGTTATGACCATGGCCGGCCGCTTCCCTACCCTCGGCGGCATGTTCCCGGGATGGCTGTTCTCGGCCTTCAACCCCAACGACAAGACCAACCTTGCGCCCTACCGCTTCCTCCATTTCGTCGTGATCGTGATCCTGGTGATCCGCTTCGTGCCGAAGGACTGGCCTGGTCTGGAGTGGAAGGTGTTCGATCCCTTGATCGTCTGCGGCCAGCAGTCGCTCGCCGTGTTCTGCGTCGGCGTGTTCCTGTCCTTCGTCGGCCATTTCGAGCTGTCGATGAGTTCGGGCTCGCTGTTCGCGCAGATCTTCGTCAGCATCGCCGGCATCGCGATCA
- a CDS encoding Lrp/AsnC family transcriptional regulator: protein MAGRDQLDGVDLKILSELQQDGRVRNNELALRVGVSAPNCLRRLKLLFSRGVIRAVRAVIDERLLGYEVVSFVSIQLVSQAQPVLEAFESSIAAIPRIQQCWRISGDTDYLLKCVAPNVESMRQQLLHFAAMPDVKNVRSFPVLGVAKDVPLPLQDVVAAPVG from the coding sequence ATGGCCGGGCGTGACCAGCTCGACGGCGTCGATCTGAAGATCTTATCCGAGCTGCAGCAGGACGGTCGGGTGCGCAACAACGAGCTAGCACTGCGGGTCGGCGTGTCCGCGCCCAATTGCCTGCGGCGGCTGAAACTGCTGTTCAGCCGCGGCGTGATCCGGGCGGTCCGCGCCGTCATCGACGAGCGGCTGCTCGGCTATGAGGTGGTTTCGTTCGTCTCGATCCAGCTCGTGAGCCAGGCCCAGCCGGTGCTGGAGGCGTTCGAGAGCTCGATTGCCGCGATCCCGCGCATCCAGCAGTGCTGGCGGATTTCAGGCGACACCGACTACCTGCTGAAATGCGTCGCGCCGAACGTCGAGAGCATGCGCCAGCAGCTGCTGCATTTCGCCGCGATGCCTGATGTGAAGAACGTCCGCAGCTTTCCGGTGCTGGGCGTCGCGAAGGATGTGCCGCTGCCGTTACAGGATGTAGTGGCGGCACCCGTCGGATAG
- a CDS encoding ETC complex I subunit: MTARIFKPAKNAMQSGRSKTKEWQLDYEPEQPRSVEPLMGWTSSGDMKQQITLRFHSKEEAVAYCERKGIAYQVVEPQESRHRTVAYADNFSFRRGEPWTH, translated from the coding sequence ATGACCGCACGCATTTTCAAGCCCGCCAAGAACGCGATGCAATCCGGCCGGTCCAAGACCAAGGAATGGCAGCTGGATTACGAGCCGGAGCAGCCGCGTTCGGTCGAGCCGCTGATGGGATGGACCTCGTCCGGCGACATGAAGCAGCAGATCACGCTGCGCTTCCACAGCAAGGAAGAGGCGGTCGCCTATTGCGAGCGCAAGGGCATCGCCTACCAGGTGGTCGAGCCGCAAGAGTCGCGGCACCGGACGGTCGCCTATGCGGACAATTTCTCGTTCCGGCGCGGCGAGCCCTGGACGCATTGA